From Camelus dromedarius isolate mCamDro1 chromosome 12, mCamDro1.pat, whole genome shotgun sequence, the proteins below share one genomic window:
- the LOC105094962 gene encoding olfactory receptor 5AN1, with translation MISGRNITEINHFILLGFSDFPRIIAVLFVVFLVIYVTTLIWNLSLIVLIGMDSHLHTPMYFFLSHLSFIDICYVTSTAPKMLYDFFQEQKIITFVGCVVQYFVFSTMGLSESCLMTAMAYDRYAAICNPLLYSSVMSPTLCVQMVLGSYMAGLSASISQLCAMLQLHFCGPNAINHFFCDMPQLLVLSCTDTFSLQLLTAILTMLFGIINVLVIMISYVYIVISIMKITSAKGRSKAFNTCASHLTAVSLFYTSGMFVYLSSSSGGSSSFDRFASVFYTVVIPMLNPLIYSLRNKEIKDALKRLQKKTGCC, from the coding sequence ATGATTTCGGGGAGAAATATTACAGAGATCAACCATTTCATCCTCTTGGGATTCTCAGACTTCCCCAGAATCATAGCAGTTCTCTTTGTTGTATTCCTGGTAATTTATGTTACAACTCTGATTTGGAACCTGTCCCTTATTGTCTTAATAGGGATGGATTCTCACCTCCACacacccatgtacttcttcctcagtCATCTGTCCTTCATAGATATCTGCTATGTGACCTCCACAGCACCCAAGATGCTCTACGACTTCTTCCAGGAGCAGAAAATTATCACCTTTGTGGGTTGTGTTGTTCAATACTTTGTATTTTCAACCATGGGACTGAGTGAGTCTTGTCTCATGACAGCCATGGCTTATGACCGATATGCTGCCATTTGTAATCCACTTCTCTATTCATCAGTCATGTCACCCACTCTCTGTGTTCAGATGGTGCTGGGATCCTATATGGCTGGACTCTCTGCTTCCATATCCCAATTGTGTGCCATGCTTCAGCTCCACTTCTGTGGGCCTAATGCCATCAACCACTTCTTCTGTGACATGCCCCAGCTGTTAGTCCTGTCCTGCACTGACACTTTCTCTTTACAGCTCTTGACTGCTATATTAACAATGCTCTTTGGGATAATAAATGTCCTAGTTATCATGATATCCTATGTCTACATTGTGATCTCCATCATGAAGATCACTTCAGCAAAAGGCAGGTCCAAGGCTTTCAACACCTGTGCTTCCCACCTGACAGCAGTCAGCCTCTTCTATACCTCAGGTATGTTTGTCTATTTGAGTTCCAGCTCTGGTGGTTCCTCTAGCTTTGATAGATTTGCATCGGTCTTCTACACTGTGGTGATTCCCATGTTAAACCCTTTGAtatacagtctgagaaacaaagaaatcaaagatgccTTGAAGAGGTTGCAAAAGAAGACAGGGTGTTGCTGA